TCGGCGGCGCTGCGCCCGGCCATCCAGGGCATCGTGGACATCATGGTGGGCAACACGCCGGCGCAGGCGGGCCACCCGAAGCCCGGCCCGGACCAGTGCCACGACATCACCGTCTATCCGGCCATCGGCCTGGCGGGCGGCGCGTGCGCCGGCTACGGGTTGCTGCTCGACATCCACGACGTGGCGCATCCGCGGCGGATCGGGGCCGTCTCCGACTCGAACTTCTCCTACTGGCACTCGGCCACGTTCAACAACGACGGGACCAAGCTGCTGTTCTCCGATGAGTGGGGCGGCGGTGGACAGCCCAAGTGCCGCGCGACCGACCGGCCCGAGTGGGGCGCGGACGCGATCTTCACGGTGGAGCAGGGCGCGATGCACTTCCACAGCTACTACAAGATGCTCGCGCCGCAGACACCGTTCGAGAACTGCGTGGCCCACAACGGGTCGCTGATTCCGATTCCCGGACGCGATGTGATGGTCCAGGCCTGGTACCAGGGCGGCATCTCGGTGTTCGACTGGACCGACCCGGCGCATCCCCGGGAGATCGCGTTCTTCGACCGGGGACCGGTGGATTCGACCAAGCTGGTGGGGGCCGGGTCGTGGTCGGCGTACTGGTACAATGGCTACATCTACAGCTCCGAGATCGCGCGCGGGCTCGACGTCGTCGAGCTCCAGCCGAGCGGGTGGATCTCGCAGAACGAGATCGACGCCGCCAGGACGGTCCACCTCGACTTCCTCAACGTGCAATCCCAGCCCAGGCTGGTCTGGCCGGCGAGCTTCGCGCTGGCACGCGCCTACCTGGACCAGCTCGAGCGGTCGAACGGTCTGGCGGCGGCGAAGATCTCGGCGGCGCGCACGGCCCTGCAACGCGCCGAGCCACAGTCCGGGCGGCAGCGCCGCTCGACGCTCACCCAGCTGGCGTCGCAGCTCGACCGCGACGGGGCCGGTGCGGGTGAGGCCGCGAAGATCCGGACGCTGGCGGGGGTGGTGCGGGCGCTGGCGGCGAGCTAGCTCGAGCGCGGCGCCCCCGAGAGGAGTGACGAAGGCCGGGGCGGTTGCCCCGGCCTTCGTGTCAGCGGCCCGCTCCGATGCGTGTGCTCGAGGGAGGCCGCGATCAGCCGGGGGTGTCCCCGGTCCTCGCCGGTCCGACGCTCAGCCCGTCTCCCACCACGCGATCTCGGCGCGGTGGCCGCACTTGGCGCACCTCGCCATCTCCTGATGCTCGAGCACCCGCACGCGTTGCGTACAAGCCGGGCAGACCGCGTAGATCCGCTGGATCGGAGAGCCGCGGGTAGGGGGCGCCGCGGCGGCGGCATCGCGCGACCGCACCACGACCGTGAACAGATCGGGCCGGTGAGGCCGGACCTCGAGCAGCTCCCTCAGGATCGCGACGCGCTTGCCCCGGACCTCGAGCACGGCACGCTGGCCCGACGCCTCCCCCACCACGGGATACCACGCGCCGGCGCGCGGCATGGGCCGGGCGAACGGACGCGCCGTCGCCCAAATGCGGGCCCAGCCCATCGGTTCGGCGCTGGTGTCGGTCACGGGCGAGACCTCCGACCACGTGCGGGGCGCGGCAACTGACGCCTCATGTCAGTCTATCAGCGAACCGGTTGGCCCGCGAGGGGGCATCGCGAGGGGGCCGCCCCGGTCCTTGCCCATTGCGCCGTCGGGCGTATACTCGCCCGTGCAGGCGTCATCCCGCACGGAGCGGACCTCCGAACCCAGGCACCGGGAAGGAGTACGGCGAGTCTGGCTCACCACGCTTCGACCCTCGGGCGCGTGCTGCTGGCTGGCGTGGGCGTGCTGGCATCGGCCGCGCGACCCGCGACGGCGCAACAGTCAATCGCCATGGGCACGTCCGTGACCGGTACCCTCACCGCGGCGGATCCCGTTCTCCCGTCCGACTCGTCGCACTACAAGCTGTTCACCTTCTACGGCACGGCCGGGCAGACGGTGGAGATCAGGCTCGTATCGAGCGACTTCGACGCCTACGTCTACTTGCGGGACCAGAACGGGCAGATCATCGCGCAGGACGACGACAGCGGCGGCGGGCTGAACGCGCTCATCTTCTGCCCTCTGCCGCGCACCGGGACCTACCAGATTCTCGCCAACGCGCAGCGCGCCAACGAGTACGGCACGTTCACCCTGAGCTTGGCGGCGACAGTGGACCGCGTGGTCAGGACCCCGACGCCCACTCCGGCGCAGCCCCCACCGGTCCACGAGCCCGTCGGCGCCACGCCGTGACCGCGTCCAACGGAGGCTACTGATGAAGAGCATCAGGGTGCTGCTGTCGCTCATCACGCGGGACAACGACTACCAGCGCGAGCAGGCATCGGTCGCGGAGGCCACCGCGCAACGCCTGGGCATCGGCCTGCAGGTCGTCTATGCCGACAGCGACGCCATCGGCCAGACGAAGCAGATCCTGTCCGCGATCAACGCCGCCGCGACGGATCGTCCCGACGCCGTCATCGCCGAGCCGGTGGGCACGGGCATGCTCGGGGTGGCCAGCGCCGCCGCCGACAACGGCATCGGATGGATCGTGCTCAATCGTGAGGCGGACTACCTCGTGCCGCTGCGCCAGCGGTCGTCGGTGCCCATCGGGAGCATCGAGTGCGACAACACGGAGGTCGGGAGAATACAGGGACGACAGTTCGCCGCGCTCCTGCCCGCCGGCGGCACGATCCTCTACATCGAGGGGCCCAGCACCGACGTCACCAAGCAGCGCCGAGCCGGCCTGGACGCGACGCTGCCCCCCAACATCAGGATCCTGCCGGGCTGGGGGAAGTGGACGGAGGAGAGCGGCTACGAGGTCGTCGCGTCGCGGCTGCAGCTGCAGGGGCCGACGCCGCCGAACGTCGGGCTCATCGGGTGTCAGAACGACGCGATGGCGATGGGCGCGCGGAGAGCGGTGGAGACGCTGACGTCCGCCCAGCAACGGGCGCAGTGGATGAAGGTCCCGTTCACCGGCGTCGACGGCGTTCCCACCAGCGGCCAGGTCTGGGTGCAGCAGCGACGGCTCGCCGCGACGGTCGTGACTCCGGCGCTGACCGGGGTCGCCCTCGAGCTGCTGGCGAAGGCGATCGCGACCTCCACCCCGATGCCCGAGCGCACGCTCACGAGAGCGACCTCGTACCCTTCGATCGACGAGCTGCGCGAGAGGGTGGCGGCGGAGACCGCGCGCGTCTGAGCGCGGCGCCTCCCGGCCGGCCTCCGCGGCGGGCGGGCGGCCGGGCCGAGTGCGACCGGTCCGCGCGTGCCCGCAAATCCAACCGCAGCGCTCGTCATTCCGACCGGCTCCCCGCCTCCCTTCTGGCCGTGCCCCGGGCCGCGCCGTACTGTTGAGCGACCAGAGTGGGTCCGGAGTGCTTCAGGGCTCCGAGGTCCGCGCGCAGCTGCATGGCCGGGCAGGCAAGGCCCGCAGACAAACGCAGCACCCAACCTCGAGGGCTGCATCATGTCCGACGCCAGGATCTCTCCGGGAGTGGAGCGTCGCGTCGCGGTTGTCGAGCCGGTCGAGCAGCCGCGGGCCGCCGGCGTCACCAGCGGCTCATCCGGAGTGGAGCGCTACGTCGCCACCGCCGAGGAGGCCGCGCGCCGGCGGGCGGCCGACGTCGCCACCATCCGCAGGTGCCGCTTCGACACGATCGCGGTGCACGGGCTGTACAGCATGGGGGAGGCGCTCGACTTCAACCAGGGCTCGGTGATCGAGCCGATCTACCTGAGCACGTCGCAGGGCTACCGCGACGCCGACGAGATGGAGGCGGCGCTGTCGTACCGCATTCCCACCTGGTGCTACTCCCGCATCGCGAATCCCAGTCTCTACTACCTCGAGAACGT
This genomic interval from Gemmatimonadales bacterium contains the following:
- a CDS encoding PPC domain-containing protein; translation: MLLAGVGVLASAARPATAQQSIAMGTSVTGTLTAADPVLPSDSSHYKLFTFYGTAGQTVEIRLVSSDFDAYVYLRDQNGQIIAQDDDSGGGLNALIFCPLPRTGTYQILANAQRANEYGTFTLSLAATVDRVVRTPTPTPAQPPPVHEPVGATP
- a CDS encoding sugar ABC transporter substrate-binding protein; its protein translation is MKSIRVLLSLITRDNDYQREQASVAEATAQRLGIGLQVVYADSDAIGQTKQILSAINAAATDRPDAVIAEPVGTGMLGVASAAADNGIGWIVLNREADYLVPLRQRSSVPIGSIECDNTEVGRIQGRQFAALLPAGGTILYIEGPSTDVTKQRRAGLDATLPPNIRILPGWGKWTEESGYEVVASRLQLQGPTPPNVGLIGCQNDAMAMGARRAVETLTSAQQRAQWMKVPFTGVDGVPTSGQVWVQQRRLAATVVTPALTGVALELLAKAIATSTPMPERTLTRATSYPSIDELRERVAAETARV